The following are encoded together in the Saccharospirillaceae bacterium genome:
- a CDS encoding flagellar basal body P-ring protein FlgI: MQMFRVLFFLLLSLSAGSGYAERIKDITSISGVRSNQLIGYGLVVGLDGTGDKAPFTTQTFRNMMTEFGISLPPGVDPKLRNVAAVTVTTELPAFAKPGQRIDITVSSLGNAKSLRGGSLIFTPLKGADGNIYAVAQGNLVVAGFGAEGNDGSKITVNVPSVGRIPNGATVERAVPSNFARGDSLIFNLDQADFTTARAMVEKINELLGPGTAEAIDATSVRVSAPRDTTQRVSYLSVIENLEIETGKERAKIIINSRTGTIVMGQNVMIDPVAVTHGNLVVTITEDFNVEQPNPLAEGDTVVVPQTNINIDDGGDSRMFKFGPGVSLDSIVRAVNEVGAAPGDLMAILEAMKQAGALKAELIVI; this comes from the coding sequence ATGCAGATGTTCAGAGTACTGTTTTTCTTGTTACTGAGTTTGAGCGCTGGGTCAGGGTATGCCGAGCGTATCAAAGACATCACTTCTATTTCCGGAGTACGCAGCAATCAATTAATTGGTTATGGGCTGGTCGTGGGTCTGGATGGCACCGGCGATAAAGCACCGTTTACCACTCAGACATTTCGTAACATGATGACTGAATTTGGTATCAGTTTGCCACCGGGCGTTGATCCTAAATTGCGCAACGTTGCGGCCGTCACAGTGACCACAGAACTGCCAGCATTTGCCAAACCTGGCCAGCGCATTGATATCACGGTTTCGTCGTTGGGCAATGCCAAAAGCCTGCGAGGTGGTTCGCTCATTTTTACACCGCTGAAGGGCGCTGACGGAAATATTTATGCGGTTGCACAGGGTAATCTGGTGGTTGCCGGGTTTGGCGCTGAAGGTAATGATGGTTCAAAAATTACTGTGAATGTTCCCAGTGTTGGTCGTATTCCTAACGGTGCTACGGTTGAGCGTGCTGTACCGAGTAACTTTGCCCGCGGAGACAGTTTGATTTTTAATCTTGATCAGGCTGACTTTACAACCGCACGCGCTATGGTCGAAAAAATTAATGAACTGTTGGGGCCGGGAACTGCGGAAGCTATTGATGCAACGTCTGTTCGTGTCAGCGCTCCCAGAGATACAACTCAGCGGGTCAGTTACTTGTCGGTTATCGAGAACCTGGAGATTGAGACTGGCAAAGAGCGTGCAAAAATTATTATTAATTCGCGCACCGGCACGATCGTGATGGGCCAGAATGTCATGATTGATCCGGTGGCCGTCACCCATGGAAATCTGGTCGTCACCATCACAGAAGATTTTAATGTTGAGCAGCCCAATCCGCTTGCCGAGGGTGATACTGTTGTGGTGCCACAAACGAACATTAATATCGATGATGGTGGCGACAGCCGGATGTTTAAATTTGGTCCGGGTGTTTCACTCGACAGTATCGTCAGAGCGGTCAACGAAGTGGGTGCAGCTCCCGGTGATTTAATGGCGATTCTGGAAGCAATGAAACAAGCGGGTGCGTTAAAAGCGGAGCTAATTGTGATATGA
- a CDS encoding flagellar basal body L-ring protein FlgH: protein MRYLLISLSILFIGCTSVPLEKDIYPDDPDYAPVSAQSLQPPPSVSGSLFSAGYPNGFFTDQQARRIGDIITVIFDERYRSQKSAETKSDKSSENSANAGNLLGTVPGFRNMDLGVDLKNERKFAGKGEADRSNSLTGLISVSVADILPNGILKIRGEKWLTISEGDEYIRITGMIRPQDITPDNTVVSSKVADARISFGGRGSLNNATKHGWADRIFNSPWWPF from the coding sequence ATGCGATATTTATTAATTTCTCTCAGTATTTTATTTATCGGTTGCACCAGTGTCCCGCTGGAAAAAGACATCTACCCGGACGACCCGGATTATGCCCCGGTATCTGCCCAAAGCCTTCAGCCACCACCCAGTGTGAGTGGGTCTTTGTTTAGTGCGGGTTATCCAAATGGCTTTTTTACGGATCAGCAGGCACGCCGTATCGGTGACATTATTACCGTGATTTTTGATGAGCGGTATCGGTCGCAAAAGTCGGCTGAAACCAAGTCGGACAAGTCATCTGAGAATAGCGCTAACGCTGGTAATCTATTGGGTACTGTGCCCGGCTTTCGTAATATGGACCTGGGTGTTGATCTTAAAAACGAACGAAAATTTGCCGGTAAAGGTGAAGCCGATCGTTCCAACAGTTTAACCGGTCTGATCAGTGTGTCGGTGGCGGATATCTTGCCTAACGGCATACTGAAAATTCGTGGCGAAAAATGGCTGACAATCAGTGAAGGTGACGAATACATCCGCATTACCGGCATGATACGGCCACAGGACATTACGCCGGATAATACCGTAGTTTCGAGTAAAGTAGCGGATGCAAGAATCTCATTTGGTGGTCGTGGCTCACTGAACAATGCCACCAAACACGGCTGGGCTGACCGGATCTTTAATTCACCCTGGTGGCCTTTTTAA
- the flgG gene encoding flagellar basal-body rod protein FlgG, with product MLPALWVSKTGLEAQDLALSTVSNNLANVATTGFKKDRPVFEDLLYQIQRQPGANSSADSRLPSGLQLGTGVRTAGTQKIFTTGSLELTDQPLDLAVNGRGFFQITLPDGNLAYTRDGTFQINNEGVVVNVNGYPLEPQITVPEQANKVTVSKDGIVQVTISGDPAPQQLGQIETVDFINPAGLEAAGGNLFRETASSGAPQAGVPNEAGFGNIEQGALEKSNVEVVEELVKMITVQRSYEMNSKVVSAADGMLQFLTQNV from the coding sequence ATGTTACCAGCACTTTGGGTAAGTAAAACCGGCTTAGAAGCTCAGGATCTGGCACTGTCGACGGTATCAAATAACCTGGCGAACGTCGCAACTACCGGTTTCAAGAAAGATCGTCCGGTATTTGAAGACTTGCTTTATCAGATCCAGCGTCAGCCCGGCGCTAACTCATCGGCAGACAGTCGCTTACCCTCAGGGTTGCAATTAGGTACCGGTGTTCGTACTGCTGGCACACAAAAAATCTTTACCACCGGTTCGCTGGAGTTAACCGATCAGCCGCTCGATCTGGCGGTAAATGGCCGTGGTTTCTTCCAGATTACCTTGCCGGATGGCAACCTCGCTTATACCCGTGATGGTACTTTTCAGATTAACAACGAAGGTGTGGTGGTGAACGTTAATGGGTATCCACTGGAACCACAGATTACTGTACCGGAACAAGCCAATAAAGTGACCGTCAGTAAAGACGGTATTGTGCAAGTTACTATCAGCGGCGATCCGGCACCACAGCAGCTCGGTCAGATAGAGACGGTCGATTTTATTAATCCAGCAGGATTGGAAGCGGCTGGTGGTAACTTATTCCGTGAAACCGCTTCCAGTGGTGCCCCCCAGGCTGGTGTACCTAATGAAGCAGGGTTCGGCAATATTGAACAGGGTGCACTGGAAAAATCCAACGTCGAAGTGGTGGAAGAACTGGTAAAAATGATTACCGTTCAACGCTCTTACGAAATGAATTCGAAAGTTGTTTCGGCTGCAGATGGTATGCTGCAGTTCCTGACTCAGAACGTATAA